A portion of the Streptomyces platensis genome contains these proteins:
- a CDS encoding ABC transporter ATP-binding protein — MAATDTERAGWARRLTRDCWQYRKDVLLALGSSLAGMAVLALVPLVPKLIIDDVIVRQARPLGPWAALMVVAALVVYVLTYIRRFYGGRLALDLQHDLRTRMFGSIARLDGRRQDELSTGQVVGRATSDLQLIQSLLFMLPMMIGNVLLFAVSLAVMAVLSPLLTVVALAVAPALWFIAKRSRARLFPATWYAQGQAAAVAGVVDGAVAGVRVVKGFGQEEQETGKLREVSRRLFAGRLRTVRLNARYTPALQAVPALGQVAMLALGGWMATQGQITLGTFVAFSTYLAQLVGPVRMLAMMLTVGQQARAGVERVYELIDTEPTLAERPDAHELPADAPATVVFDRVTFGYAPLHGDADGGEGDGEGTGPAPDAPDAPSAARPVRPVLDDFSLRIEAGETVAVVGTSGSGKSTVSLLLPRFYDVSAGRVLVGGHDVRELTLESLRAAIGLVPESSFLFSDSVRDNIAYGHPDATDEQVRAAARAAQADGFISELPEGYDTKVGEQGLTLSGGQRQRVALARAILTDPRLLVLDDATSAVDARVEHEIHEALRGVMAGRTTLLIAHRASTLALADRVAVLDGGRLVDLGTQEELAERCPLYRRLLTDPEELGGVERDPAGELAGAFDGEFAADGQRDPAADADGRDGVRDGAAGRDGADGTITPELWVRREQEAEAGGAGMAARAAVAAGPGIGAAMAGLPATPELLAQVAALPPATDTPDVDEDRAVRPERSYGLRRLLDGFGGPLAFALALVAVDALAGLLLPVLIRQGIDEGVRRGALIGVWTAAAIALVVVLAQWAAQIGGNRMTGRIGERILYALRLKIFAQLQRLGLDYYERELTGKIMTRMTTDVDALSTFLQTGLVTALVSMLTFFGIFIALLAIDLQLALVVFATLPPLIIGTYFFRKQSVKAYELARERISVVNGDLQESVAGLRIVQAFRREGQGAERFAARSDAYRQARVRGQFLISVYFPFVQLLSSVAAALVLIVGAGRVGSETLTAGALVAYLLYIDLFFAPVQQLSQVFDGYQQASVSLGRIQELLREPTTTPAVERPRAVPALRGAITFDDVHFHYGGDGEEPALAGIALTIPAGQTVAFVGETGAGKSTLVKLVARYYDPSSGAVRVDGTDLRELDLTGYRRRLGVVPQESYLFAGTVRDAIAYGRPDATDAEVEAAARAVGAHAMIATLDGGYLHEVAERGRNLSAGQRQLLALARAELVDPDVLLLDEATASLDLATEAVVNQATDRLVGRRTTLVVAHRLTTAARADRVVLLDQGRIVEDGSHGQLLAHDGRYAELWRTFTGEEEELAA, encoded by the coding sequence GTGGCGGCGACGGACACGGAACGAGCGGGCTGGGCGCGGCGGCTGACCCGCGACTGCTGGCAGTACCGGAAAGACGTGCTGCTGGCCCTGGGCTCCTCGCTCGCCGGGATGGCCGTGCTGGCCCTGGTCCCGCTCGTACCGAAGCTGATCATCGACGATGTCATCGTCCGGCAGGCGCGCCCCCTCGGCCCCTGGGCCGCCCTCATGGTCGTGGCCGCGCTCGTCGTCTACGTCCTCACCTACATCCGCCGCTTCTACGGCGGCCGGCTCGCCCTGGACCTCCAGCACGATCTGCGGACCCGGATGTTCGGCTCGATCGCCCGGCTCGACGGGCGGCGGCAGGACGAGCTCAGCACCGGCCAGGTGGTCGGCCGCGCCACCAGCGACCTCCAGCTGATCCAGAGCCTGCTGTTCATGCTCCCGATGATGATCGGGAACGTCCTGCTGTTCGCGGTCTCGCTGGCCGTGATGGCGGTGCTGTCGCCGCTGCTCACCGTCGTCGCGCTGGCCGTCGCCCCCGCCCTGTGGTTCATCGCCAAGCGCAGCCGCGCCCGCCTCTTCCCCGCCACCTGGTACGCCCAGGGGCAGGCGGCCGCGGTGGCCGGGGTCGTGGACGGCGCCGTAGCCGGGGTGCGGGTCGTCAAGGGCTTCGGGCAGGAGGAGCAGGAGACCGGGAAGCTGCGCGAGGTCAGCCGCCGGCTGTTCGCCGGGCGGCTGCGCACGGTCCGCCTCAACGCCCGCTACACCCCCGCCCTCCAGGCCGTCCCCGCGCTCGGCCAGGTCGCGATGCTGGCCCTCGGCGGCTGGATGGCCACCCAGGGACAGATCACCCTCGGCACCTTCGTCGCCTTCTCCACCTATCTGGCGCAGCTGGTCGGACCGGTCCGGATGCTGGCGATGATGCTGACCGTCGGCCAGCAGGCCCGGGCCGGTGTGGAGCGGGTCTACGAGCTGATCGACACCGAGCCCACGCTCGCCGAGCGGCCGGACGCCCATGAGCTGCCCGCCGACGCCCCGGCCACCGTCGTCTTCGACCGCGTGACGTTCGGCTACGCACCGCTGCACGGGGACGCGGACGGGGGCGAGGGCGACGGCGAGGGCACCGGCCCCGCCCCGGACGCCCCGGATGCCCCGTCCGCCGCCCGTCCCGTCCGCCCGGTCCTCGATGACTTCTCGCTGCGCATCGAGGCGGGGGAGACCGTCGCCGTGGTCGGCACGTCCGGCAGCGGCAAGTCCACCGTCTCGCTGCTGCTGCCGCGCTTCTACGACGTCTCCGCCGGCCGGGTCCTGGTCGGCGGCCACGATGTGCGCGAGCTGACCCTGGAGTCGCTGCGGGCCGCCATCGGCCTGGTGCCCGAGAGCAGCTTCCTGTTCTCCGACTCCGTGCGCGACAACATCGCCTACGGCCATCCGGACGCCACCGATGAGCAGGTGCGCGCCGCGGCCCGCGCCGCCCAGGCCGACGGCTTCATATCCGAGCTCCCCGAGGGCTATGACACCAAGGTCGGCGAGCAGGGGCTGACCCTGTCCGGCGGCCAGCGCCAGCGCGTCGCCCTGGCCCGCGCCATCCTCACCGACCCCCGGCTGCTGGTCCTGGACGATGCGACCTCGGCGGTCGACGCCCGGGTCGAGCACGAGATCCATGAGGCGCTGCGCGGCGTCATGGCGGGCCGGACGACGCTGCTCATCGCGCACCGCGCCTCCACCCTGGCGCTCGCCGACCGGGTCGCCGTCCTCGACGGCGGGCGGCTGGTCGACCTCGGCACCCAGGAGGAGCTGGCGGAACGCTGTCCCCTCTACCGCAGGCTGCTGACCGACCCGGAGGAGCTGGGCGGCGTCGAGCGGGACCCGGCCGGTGAGCTGGCCGGTGCCTTCGACGGCGAGTTCGCCGCCGACGGACAGCGGGACCCGGCAGCGGACGCCGACGGGCGCGACGGCGTACGGGACGGCGCGGCGGGCCGGGACGGGGCGGACGGCACCATCACCCCCGAGCTGTGGGTCCGCCGGGAGCAGGAGGCCGAGGCGGGCGGCGCCGGAATGGCGGCCCGCGCGGCCGTCGCCGCCGGGCCCGGCATCGGCGCCGCGATGGCCGGACTGCCCGCGACACCCGAGCTGCTCGCCCAGGTCGCCGCGCTGCCGCCCGCCACGGACACCCCGGACGTCGACGAGGACCGGGCCGTCCGCCCCGAGCGCTCCTACGGCCTGCGCCGGCTGCTGGACGGCTTCGGCGGACCGCTGGCCTTCGCGCTGGCACTGGTCGCCGTGGACGCGCTCGCCGGGCTGCTGCTGCCGGTGCTGATCCGCCAGGGCATCGACGAGGGCGTCCGCCGCGGCGCGCTGATCGGTGTCTGGACGGCCGCCGCCATCGCCCTGGTCGTGGTCCTGGCCCAGTGGGCCGCGCAGATCGGCGGCAACCGCATGACCGGACGCATCGGTGAGCGGATCCTCTACGCCCTCCGTCTCAAGATCTTCGCGCAGCTCCAGCGCCTCGGGCTCGACTACTACGAGCGGGAGCTGACCGGCAAGATCATGACCAGGATGACCACGGACGTGGACGCCCTGTCCACGTTCCTCCAGACCGGTCTGGTCACCGCCCTGGTCTCGATGCTGACCTTCTTCGGCATCTTCATCGCGCTGCTGGCCATCGACCTCCAGCTGGCCCTGGTCGTCTTCGCCACCCTCCCGCCGCTGATCATCGGCACGTACTTCTTCCGCAAGCAGAGTGTGAAGGCCTACGAGCTCGCCCGCGAGCGGATCAGCGTCGTCAACGGCGACCTCCAGGAGAGCGTGGCCGGACTGCGGATCGTGCAGGCGTTCCGGCGCGAGGGGCAGGGCGCGGAGCGGTTCGCCGCCCGCAGCGACGCCTACCGGCAGGCCCGGGTCCGCGGCCAGTTCCTGATATCCGTCTACTTCCCCTTCGTCCAGCTGCTGTCGTCCGTGGCGGCGGCGCTGGTGCTGATCGTCGGCGCCGGCCGGGTCGGCTCCGAGACCCTCACCGCGGGTGCACTGGTCGCCTACCTGCTCTACATCGACCTGTTCTTCGCCCCGGTCCAGCAGCTCTCCCAGGTCTTCGACGGCTACCAGCAGGCGTCCGTCTCGCTCGGCCGCATCCAGGAGCTGCTGCGCGAGCCGACCACCACCCCGGCCGTCGAGCGGCCCCGCGCGGTGCCCGCGCTGCGGGGTGCCATCACCTTCGACGATGTGCACTTCCACTACGGCGGCGACGGCGAGGAGCCGGCGCTGGCCGGTATCGCGCTGACCATCCCGGCCGGCCAGACCGTCGCCTTCGTCGGGGAGACCGGCGCCGGTAAGTCCACGCTGGTCAAGCTGGTCGCGCGGTACTACGACCCGTCCTCGGGCGCCGTCCGGGTCGACGGCACCGACCTGCGCGAGCTGGACCTGACCGGCTACCGCCGCCGCCTCGGCGTGGTCCCACAGGAGTCCTACCTCTTCGCCGGCACGGTCCGCGACGCCATCGCCTACGGCCGCCCGGACGCCACCGACGCCGAGGTGGAGGCCGCCGCCCGGGCCGTCGGCGCCCACGCGATGATCGCCACCCTCGACGGCGGCTACCTCCACGAGGTCGCCGAGCGCGGCCGCAACCTCTCGGCCGGCCAGCGGCAGCTGCTGGCGCTGGCCCGCGCCGAACTCGTCGACCCGGACGTGCTGTTGCTCGACGAGGCCACCGCGTCCCTGGACCTGGCCACCGAAGCGGTCGTCAACCAGGCCACCGACCGGCTCGTGG
- a CDS encoding discoidin domain-containing protein, with product MHPSAQHPVDRPPQRPVRPVAPRSRKLVAPLLATALIALLAPVSASAAAPTPAPEPPGSPQGPCMKGDGWTATATRIDPKDSHHAFVGNGYLGQRVPPNGTGYAAPGGTTGWPLKTPEYDGSFVSGLYAKGPKDLKGRQAIAALPTWTTLDVATGGAHPDTFSSATAPGRISHYRQTLSLRCGFVRTSLTWTAADGRVTDLVYDVLADRTDAHTGAVRLRMTPHWSGSSTVTDGLDGRGARRMTPSEDGATTGGKEAGGKETGGAATGGKEAGGAAPGRTMDVGFRTDGTKTEGAVASTLRTGPGVRANPPRPAAQDKLSNRQQVSFPVRSGRSYELTKYVGVDTALTSRTPRAAADAASRRAADRGWDALFARHSAAWQRLWRSDIEVKGRRDLQSWVRSAQYGLLANTRAGNRNSIGPTGLTSDNYAGEIFWDAETWMYPGLLAAHPALARSIVDYRYKTRAGAAANARKLGYKGLFYSWTSGSKGDLWTECHSWDPPHCKTQNHLMGDISLATWQYYLATKDTAWLRSRGWPVLKGIAEFWASRATRNTDGSYSVKNVAGPDEYSNGVNDAVFTNAGAATALRHAGRVAAILGEKAPASWKTVADKLRIPYDSKKKVFEQYAGYQGTTIKQADTVLLMYPLEWPMSQTQAARTLDFYAGHTDPDGPAMTDSVHAIDAAGIGEAGCSTYTYLLRSIKPFVRGPFQQFSEARGEKAGASDPHAGKPAQDFLTGKGGFLQTFTHGLTGLRLREDRVRLDPMLPPQLSDGVTLRGLHWQGRTYDIGIGAHQTTVRLTAGAPMRIESPEGEKIVSRGVPAVLKTRRPDLAATSNAARCTTATATSEEPGLYAGAAVDGNATTAWVPDAATGTLTVDLGRTTRVGQITPHWNGTRPTSYTVQVSLDGKHWTGTGYAGRSPARYVRVTVHGDRSPSADGKPKPHPGISELTVERVPDPAAERGK from the coding sequence ATGCACCCTTCGGCACAGCACCCCGTGGACCGGCCGCCGCAGCGGCCGGTCCGTCCCGTGGCGCCGCGCTCCCGCAAGCTGGTCGCCCCCCTGCTCGCCACCGCGCTGATCGCGCTCCTCGCGCCCGTCTCGGCCTCCGCAGCGGCGCCCACTCCGGCGCCGGAACCGCCCGGTTCCCCGCAGGGGCCCTGTATGAAGGGCGACGGCTGGACCGCCACCGCCACCAGGATCGACCCGAAGGACAGTCACCACGCGTTCGTGGGCAACGGCTACCTCGGACAGCGGGTGCCGCCCAACGGCACCGGCTACGCGGCCCCCGGCGGAACGACCGGCTGGCCGCTCAAGACCCCCGAATACGACGGCTCGTTCGTCTCCGGGCTGTACGCCAAGGGGCCCAAGGACCTCAAGGGCCGGCAGGCCATCGCCGCGCTCCCCACCTGGACCACCCTCGACGTCGCCACCGGCGGCGCGCACCCCGACACCTTCTCCTCCGCCACCGCGCCCGGCCGGATCTCGCACTACCGTCAGACGCTCTCCCTGCGCTGCGGATTCGTCCGTACGTCGCTGACCTGGACCGCCGCCGACGGCCGCGTCACCGACCTGGTCTACGACGTGCTCGCCGACCGCACCGACGCCCACACCGGCGCCGTACGCCTGCGGATGACGCCCCATTGGAGCGGCTCGTCCACGGTCACCGACGGCCTCGACGGCCGCGGCGCCCGCCGGATGACGCCCTCCGAGGACGGGGCCACCACCGGAGGCAAGGAGGCCGGCGGCAAGGAGACGGGCGGCGCGGCGACCGGCGGCAAGGAAGCCGGCGGCGCGGCCCCCGGCCGCACCATGGACGTCGGGTTCCGCACGGACGGGACGAAGACCGAGGGCGCGGTGGCCTCCACCCTGCGCACCGGGCCCGGCGTACGCGCCAACCCGCCCCGCCCGGCGGCGCAGGACAAGCTGAGCAACCGGCAGCAGGTGTCCTTCCCGGTCCGCAGCGGCCGCTCGTACGAGCTGACCAAGTACGTCGGCGTGGACACCGCACTCACCTCCCGCACCCCGCGCGCCGCCGCCGACGCTGCCTCGCGGCGGGCCGCCGACCGCGGCTGGGACGCCCTGTTCGCCCGGCACAGCGCCGCCTGGCAGCGGCTGTGGCGCAGCGACATCGAGGTCAAGGGCCGCCGGGACCTCCAGTCCTGGGTCCGCTCGGCGCAGTACGGCCTGCTGGCCAACACCCGCGCGGGCAACCGCAACAGCATCGGCCCCACCGGTCTGACCAGCGACAACTACGCCGGCGAGATCTTCTGGGACGCCGAGACCTGGATGTACCCGGGCCTGCTCGCCGCCCACCCCGCCCTCGCCAGGTCGATCGTCGACTACCGCTACAAGACCCGGGCCGGGGCCGCCGCCAACGCCCGCAAGCTCGGCTACAAGGGGCTCTTCTACTCCTGGACCAGCGGCAGCAAGGGCGATCTGTGGACCGAGTGCCACAGCTGGGACCCGCCGCACTGCAAGACCCAGAACCACCTCATGGGCGATATCTCCCTGGCCACCTGGCAGTACTACCTCGCCACCAAGGACACCGCCTGGCTGCGGTCCCGCGGCTGGCCGGTCCTCAAGGGCATCGCCGAATTCTGGGCGTCCCGGGCCACCCGTAACACCGACGGCAGTTACTCCGTCAAGAACGTCGCCGGTCCCGACGAGTACAGCAACGGCGTCAACGACGCGGTGTTCACCAACGCCGGGGCCGCCACCGCGCTGCGGCACGCCGGCCGGGTCGCCGCGATCCTCGGCGAGAAGGCACCGGCCTCCTGGAAGACCGTCGCCGACAAGCTGCGCATCCCGTACGACAGCAAGAAGAAGGTCTTCGAGCAGTACGCCGGCTACCAGGGCACGACCATCAAGCAGGCCGACACCGTGCTGCTGATGTACCCGCTGGAATGGCCGATGTCGCAGACGCAGGCGGCCCGCACGCTGGACTTCTACGCCGGGCACACCGACCCGGACGGCCCGGCCATGACCGACTCGGTGCACGCCATCGACGCGGCCGGTATCGGCGAGGCCGGCTGCTCCACGTACACCTATCTGCTGCGGTCCATCAAGCCGTTCGTCCGCGGGCCGTTCCAGCAGTTCTCCGAGGCGCGCGGCGAGAAGGCCGGTGCCTCCGACCCGCACGCCGGCAAGCCCGCCCAGGACTTCCTCACCGGCAAGGGCGGCTTCCTCCAGACCTTCACCCACGGGCTGACAGGGCTGCGGCTGCGCGAGGACCGGGTGCGGCTCGACCCGATGCTGCCGCCGCAGCTCTCCGACGGCGTCACGCTGCGCGGACTGCACTGGCAGGGCCGGACCTACGACATCGGGATCGGCGCGCACCAGACCACCGTGCGGCTGACCGCCGGTGCGCCGATGCGGATCGAGTCGCCGGAGGGCGAGAAGATCGTCAGCCGGGGTGTGCCCGCCGTCCTCAAGACCCGCCGCCCGGACCTGGCGGCCACCTCGAACGCGGCCCGGTGCACCACGGCCACCGCGACCTCGGAGGAGCCCGGTCTCTACGCGGGCGCCGCGGTGGACGGCAACGCCACCACGGCCTGGGTGCCCGACGCCGCCACCGGCACCCTCACCGTCGACCTCGGCCGGACCACCCGCGTCGGCCAGATCACCCCGCACTGGAACGGGACCCGGCCCACGTCCTACACCGTCCAGGTCTCCCTGGACGGCAAGCACTGGACGGGGACCGGATACGCGGGCCGCAGCCCGGCCCGGTACGTACGGGTCACGGTGCACGGTGACCGGAGCCCGTCGGCCGACGGCAAGCCCAAGCCGCATCCGGGGATCTCGGAGCTGACGGTGGAGCGGGTGCCGGACCCGGCGGCGGAGCGGGGGAAGTAG
- a CDS encoding ATP-binding cassette domain-containing protein translates to MNTTRQGAAVHADGIGVEGPRGWAFRAVDITAEPGTLIAVQGPSGSGRTCLLLALTGRMRITEGEATVAGLALPKRMGSVRSRTALAHVPGVADLEPALTVGEHLKERALLGPRIQGSPLASLPWGKRHKEATRARVDAALAAARLDPETLPKGLRTTVRDLERIEALRLSVALGLMHGPQLLAVDDVDLKLADAERTEAWQLLRDLTREGLTVMAAGDGAPEDALIVRTARTAAEAAEAAEAAEADPTPVQDDAHTTEEEAADAFAEAGRS, encoded by the coding sequence GTGAACACCACCCGCCAGGGGGCGGCGGTCCACGCCGACGGAATCGGAGTGGAGGGCCCACGGGGATGGGCCTTCCGAGCGGTCGACATCACCGCGGAACCGGGCACGCTGATCGCGGTCCAGGGCCCCTCCGGCTCCGGCCGCACCTGTCTGCTGCTGGCCCTCACCGGCCGGATGCGGATCACGGAAGGGGAGGCGACGGTCGCCGGGCTCGCGCTGCCCAAGCGGATGGGGTCGGTGCGCAGCCGTACCGCCCTCGCCCATGTGCCGGGCGTCGCCGACCTCGAACCGGCCCTCACGGTCGGCGAACACCTCAAGGAGCGCGCCCTGCTGGGCCCCCGTATCCAGGGCTCGCCGCTCGCTTCGCTCCCCTGGGGCAAGCGCCACAAGGAGGCCACCCGGGCCCGGGTCGACGCCGCCCTCGCGGCCGCCCGGCTCGACCCCGAGACCCTCCCCAAGGGTCTGCGCACGACCGTGCGCGATCTGGAGCGGATCGAGGCGCTGCGGCTCTCCGTCGCACTCGGGCTGATGCACGGCCCGCAGCTGCTGGCCGTCGACGACGTGGACCTCAAGCTCGCCGACGCCGAGCGCACCGAGGCCTGGCAGCTGCTGCGGGACCTCACCCGCGAGGGCCTCACCGTCATGGCCGCCGGCGACGGCGCACCGGAGGACGCACTGATCGTCCGCACCGCGCGCACGGCCGCCGAGGCCGCCGAGGCCGCCGAGGCCGCCGAGGCCGACCCCACCCCCGTCCAGGACGACGCCCACACCACCGAGGAGGAGGCAGCGGATGCGTTCGCCGAAGCTGGCCGCTCTTGA
- a CDS encoding YhgE/Pip domain-containing protein has translation MRSPKLAALELRRFSRGKLPRLGLVALTLIPLLYGALYLCSFWDPYSRLDKIPVALVNDDRGATTGGKEIHVGDELAENLKDSKKFHWEDVSAADAAKGVENGTYYLSLTVPEDFSERIASSSGKTPQTGALKVRTNDANNYVVGSISKTVFSEVRAKTSAASSRTMLDKIFISFSDLHDKTAEAADGAGKLDDGLGTAKDKTGRLADGLGKLNKGADRISKGAAEAATKARQLSLGARKVSDGTQQLADKVHGIARKDLPYLREHGREIGQWAQVVADLSQKLDEDLGRLPGDSAKAAQQARENADNAAELYQDRCNGLVDTDPDCPKLKAIADGSALAADTAEKVNDTVAHTDFGQLRTKVRELHHGAAMVANEAPGIANRADKAIGQINQLNAGAHKVSQGAGLFADGIGTLADGAGKLHDGLGVAKDGADKLTGGLFKLKDGSNQLSDGLHSGVSKIPDYNKKDRDTRTGVMADPVELAAKSLHKAPNYGTGLAPYFIPLSLWVGAMVAFMLLQPLGKRALAAGAPGWRIALGSWLPAYAIGVVQVLALMAVLHWGLGLEMARTAGTVGFLLLATACFTAIIQLLGAFFGPAGRVLTLVVLMLQLTSAGGTYPVQTSPGFFAAIHPFLPMSYVVDGLRRLITGGDLAIVQQGCVVLAVFTVGALALTALAARSRQVVRMKDLHPELSL, from the coding sequence ATGCGTTCGCCGAAGCTGGCCGCTCTTGAGCTCAGGCGGTTCAGCAGGGGCAAGCTGCCCCGGCTGGGCCTGGTGGCCCTGACGCTGATCCCCCTGCTCTACGGAGCCCTGTACCTCTGCTCGTTCTGGGACCCGTACAGCCGCCTGGACAAGATCCCGGTGGCTCTCGTCAACGACGACCGCGGCGCCACCACCGGCGGCAAAGAGATCCACGTGGGCGACGAGCTGGCCGAGAACCTCAAGGACAGCAAGAAGTTCCACTGGGAGGACGTCAGCGCCGCCGACGCCGCCAAGGGCGTCGAGAACGGCACGTACTACCTCTCGCTGACCGTCCCCGAGGACTTCAGCGAGCGGATCGCCTCCAGCTCCGGGAAGACCCCGCAGACCGGCGCGCTCAAGGTCCGGACGAACGACGCCAACAACTACGTCGTCGGCTCGATCTCCAAGACGGTGTTCTCCGAGGTCCGTGCCAAGACCTCGGCCGCTTCGTCGCGGACCATGCTCGACAAGATCTTCATCTCGTTCTCCGATCTGCACGACAAGACGGCAGAGGCCGCGGACGGCGCCGGGAAACTCGATGACGGCCTCGGCACCGCCAAGGACAAGACCGGCCGGCTCGCCGACGGCCTCGGCAAGCTGAACAAGGGCGCGGACCGGATCAGCAAGGGCGCGGCGGAGGCCGCCACGAAGGCCAGGCAGCTGAGCCTGGGCGCCCGCAAGGTCTCGGACGGTACCCAGCAGCTCGCCGACAAGGTCCACGGCATCGCCCGTAAGGACCTCCCCTACCTGAGGGAGCACGGCCGGGAGATCGGGCAGTGGGCCCAGGTCGTCGCCGACCTCAGCCAGAAGCTCGACGAGGACCTCGGCCGGCTGCCGGGGGACTCCGCCAAGGCCGCCCAGCAGGCACGGGAGAACGCCGACAACGCCGCGGAGCTCTACCAGGACCGCTGCAACGGCCTCGTCGACACCGACCCCGACTGCCCCAAGCTGAAGGCGATCGCGGACGGCAGCGCCCTCGCCGCCGACACGGCGGAGAAGGTCAACGACACCGTCGCCCACACGGACTTCGGCCAGCTGCGCACCAAGGTGCGGGAGCTGCACCACGGCGCCGCGATGGTCGCCAATGAGGCACCGGGCATCGCGAACCGGGCGGACAAGGCGATCGGCCAGATCAACCAGCTCAACGCGGGTGCCCACAAGGTCTCCCAGGGCGCCGGGCTGTTCGCCGACGGCATCGGCACGCTCGCCGACGGCGCCGGCAAGCTCCACGACGGCCTGGGCGTCGCCAAGGACGGTGCCGACAAGCTCACCGGCGGCCTGTTCAAGCTCAAGGACGGCAGCAACCAGCTGTCCGACGGGCTGCACAGCGGCGTCTCCAAGATCCCGGACTACAACAAGAAGGACCGCGACACCCGCACCGGGGTGATGGCCGACCCGGTCGAGCTGGCCGCCAAGTCGCTGCACAAGGCGCCCAACTACGGCACCGGCCTGGCGCCGTACTTCATCCCGCTCTCCCTCTGGGTCGGCGCGATGGTGGCCTTCATGCTGCTCCAGCCGCTGGGCAAGCGCGCACTGGCCGCGGGCGCCCCGGGCTGGCGGATCGCCCTCGGTTCCTGGCTGCCGGCCTACGCGATCGGCGTCGTCCAGGTGCTCGCGCTGATGGCCGTGCTCCACTGGGGCCTCGGCCTGGAGATGGCCCGCACGGCCGGCACCGTCGGCTTCCTGCTGCTGGCCACGGCCTGCTTCACCGCCATCATCCAGCTGCTGGGCGCGTTCTTCGGCCCGGCCGGCCGGGTGCTGACCCTGGTCGTCCTGATGCTCCAGCTGACCTCGGCGGGCGGCACCTACCCGGTGCAGACCAGCCCCGGCTTCTTCGCCGCCATTCACCCCTTCCTGCCGATGAGTTACGTGGTCGACGGCCTGCGCCGGCTGATCACCGGCGGTGACCTCGCCATCGTGCAGCAGGGCTGTGTGGTCCTGGCGGTCTTCACCGTCGGCGCGCTGGCACTCACCGCCCTCGCGGCGCGCAGCCGGCAGGTCGTCCGGATGAAGGACCTGCATCCGGAACTGAGCCTGTGA
- a CDS encoding TetR/AcrR family transcriptional regulator yields the protein MSVLPGPRGGAVDGTAPGASPVTRRSSTRRRLFDAAVTLIAEQGFSATTVDEIADRAGVAKGTVYYNFASKNVLYEELLRDGIDLLADSLRRAADATAARGGTRVDALDAMIRAGLDFIACSPALIQLYVAELWRTNRTWRDTLTSVRGRAQAVVEDVLRDAVRNGELSDELDIPLTASALLGMVLVAALDWQSFQPDRSVEDVHAALSRLLQGRVGAGRNPSEGP from the coding sequence ATGAGCGTCCTCCCGGGGCCCCGGGGCGGTGCCGTCGACGGCACCGCCCCGGGGGCTTCCCCCGTCACCCGCCGCAGCTCCACGCGCCGCCGGCTCTTCGACGCCGCCGTCACCCTCATCGCGGAACAGGGCTTCTCCGCCACCACCGTCGACGAGATCGCTGACCGCGCCGGCGTCGCCAAGGGCACCGTCTACTACAACTTCGCCAGCAAGAACGTCCTCTACGAGGAGCTGCTGCGGGACGGCATCGATCTGCTCGCCGACTCCCTGCGCCGGGCCGCCGACGCCACCGCGGCCCGCGGCGGCACCCGGGTCGACGCCCTGGACGCGATGATCCGGGCCGGCCTGGACTTCATCGCCTGCTCCCCCGCCCTGATCCAGCTCTACGTCGCCGAACTCTGGCGCACCAACCGCACCTGGCGCGACACCCTCACCTCCGTACGCGGCCGGGCCCAGGCCGTCGTCGAGGACGTCCTCCGGGACGCCGTACGGAACGGGGAGCTCTCCGACGAGCTCGACATCCCCCTCACCGCCTCCGCCCTCCTCGGCATGGTCCTGGTGGCCGCCCTGGACTGGCAGTCCTTCCAGCCGGACCGCTCGGTCGAGGACGTGCACGCGGCGCTGTCCCGGCTGCTCCAGGGCCGGGTGGGGGCAGGCCGGAACCCCTCCGAGGGACCGTAG